A region from the Streptomyces sp. 3214.6 genome encodes:
- a CDS encoding acyl-CoA dehydrogenase family protein produces MDPNFTAEQGEIRRTLRELLHKRSGPHDLRAALDTPDGHDPALWAALAEQLGLPGLALPEPYGGVGCPRTDLVLAAEETGRALAPSPLLATSVLAAPLILALGTDAQRTGLLPRISDGTLTAALAVPAPALATALALTGPGGGDWSGGGRAGGVQARRTQEGWRLYGEAAQVLDGHSAGLLVVAAHTGGFARSRTLLFLVTGDASGLVRTRQTALDPTRPQGRVQLREVEAELLGEEEVADVPAALSRAGDFAAAFVACEAVGAADRALERTVEYLKQREQFGRAIGSFQAVQHRLADVYVQVQAARSAAYYAAWATGQDGQDGQDGHAERVGGLALAQALDALSRAAAEGIQLHGGIGFTWEHEAHLYFKRAAGDELLFGPVHRLRAHAAGQARLFERAEVSV; encoded by the coding sequence ATGGACCCCAACTTCACCGCCGAGCAGGGCGAGATCCGGCGCACACTGCGCGAACTCCTCCACAAACGCTCCGGCCCGCACGACCTGCGGGCGGCCCTCGATACCCCCGACGGCCACGATCCCGCCCTCTGGGCCGCCCTCGCCGAACAACTCGGCCTGCCCGGACTCGCCCTCCCGGAGCCTTACGGCGGTGTCGGCTGCCCCCGCACCGACCTCGTGCTCGCCGCCGAGGAGACCGGCCGGGCCCTCGCACCCTCCCCGCTGCTGGCGACCTCCGTCCTCGCCGCGCCCCTGATCCTCGCCCTCGGCACCGACGCCCAGCGCACCGGCCTGCTGCCCCGGATCTCCGACGGCACCCTGACCGCCGCCCTCGCCGTCCCGGCCCCCGCCCTCGCGACCGCCCTCGCCCTGACCGGGCCGGGCGGCGGCGACTGGTCCGGCGGCGGGCGGGCGGGGGGCGTCCAGGCCCGCCGCACGCAGGAGGGCTGGCGGCTGTACGGGGAGGCGGCGCAGGTGCTCGACGGGCACAGCGCCGGGCTGCTGGTCGTCGCCGCCCACACCGGGGGGTTCGCACGATCGCGCACCCTGCTGTTCCTGGTGACGGGGGACGCCTCCGGGCTCGTACGGACCCGGCAGACGGCACTTGACCCGACCCGCCCGCAAGGGCGCGTCCAACTCCGGGAGGTTGAAGCGGAGTTGCTCGGCGAGGAGGAGGTGGCGGATGTTCCGGCGGCGTTGTCCCGCGCCGGTGACTTCGCTGCCGCCTTCGTCGCCTGCGAGGCCGTCGGGGCCGCCGACCGGGCGCTGGAACGGACCGTCGAGTACCTCAAGCAGCGGGAGCAGTTCGGGCGGGCGATCGGGTCCTTCCAGGCGGTGCAGCATCGGCTGGCCGATGTGTACGTCCAGGTCCAGGCGGCCCGGTCCGCCGCCTATTACGCCGCCTGGGCAACAGGCCAGGACGGCCAGGACGGTCAGGACGGTCATGCTGAGCGGGTCGGGGGGCTTGCCCTCGCCCAGGCGCTGGACGCGTTGAGTCGTGCCGCCGCCGAGGGCATCCAGTTGCACGGCGGCATCGGGTTCACCTGGGAGCACGAGGCGCACCTGTACTTCAAACGGGCCGCCGGCGACGAGCTGCTGTTCGGGCCCGTGCACCGGCTCCGTGCCCATGCCGCCGGGCAGGCCCGGCTCTTCGAGCGGGCGGAGGTGTCGGTGTGA
- a CDS encoding nitroreductase family deazaflavin-dependent oxidoreductase: protein MIGVRLVQKVSSTRAFAKVAPHVVPALDRAVHRLTRGKVLLSAQLLPGVILTSTGARSGQPRRTPLACMPEEGGGSWVLIGSNFGRTGHPAWTANLLAHPDAEINWKGADLPVTAVLLTGEERAAAWKELLAFWPPYATYQARVEREIRLFRIIPRSS from the coding sequence GTGATCGGCGTCCGACTGGTGCAGAAGGTCTCCTCGACGCGGGCGTTCGCGAAGGTCGCCCCGCATGTCGTCCCCGCCCTCGACCGGGCCGTCCACCGCCTGACCCGGGGGAAGGTGCTGCTCAGCGCCCAACTGCTGCCGGGGGTGATCCTTACCTCAACTGGGGCGAGGAGCGGGCAGCCGCGCCGGACGCCGCTGGCCTGCATGCCCGAGGAGGGCGGCGGGAGCTGGGTGCTGATCGGCTCCAACTTCGGCCGCACCGGGCATCCCGCGTGGACCGCCAACCTCCTCGCCCACCCCGACGCCGAGATCAACTGGAAGGGCGCGGACCTTCCGGTGACGGCCGTGCTGCTGACGGGAGAGGAACGGGCCGCCGCCTGGAAGGAACTGCTGGCGTTCTGGCCGCCGTACGCGACGTACCAGGCGCGCGTGGAGCGGGAGATCCGGCTGTTCCGGATCATCCCCAGAAGCAGCTAG
- a CDS encoding TetR family transcriptional regulator: protein MRTVDGRVAGRRGQATRQKLLDCLSEMLSSSPYRDVKVIDVARKAGTSPATFYQYFPDVEGAVLEIAEQMAAEGAELTELVAGRSWVGKAGWQTAQELVDGFLEFWRKNDAILRVVDLGAAEGDKRFYKLRMKILNSVNNSLSDAVAELQSKGRVDKDVNPAAVAGALVAMLAAVASHQKGFTTWGVKQAELKPNLALLVHLGITGKKPTK, encoded by the coding sequence GTGCGTACCGTCGACGGCCGCGTGGCCGGTCGGCGCGGGCAGGCGACGCGGCAGAAGCTGCTCGACTGCCTCAGCGAGATGCTCAGCTCCTCTCCCTACCGGGACGTCAAGGTCATCGATGTCGCCCGGAAGGCCGGTACTTCGCCCGCGACGTTCTACCAGTACTTCCCCGACGTCGAGGGCGCCGTCCTGGAGATCGCCGAGCAAATGGCCGCCGAGGGAGCCGAGTTGACCGAGCTGGTCGCCGGCCGGTCGTGGGTCGGCAAGGCCGGCTGGCAGACGGCACAGGAGCTCGTGGACGGCTTCCTGGAGTTCTGGCGGAAGAACGACGCGATTCTCAGAGTCGTCGATCTCGGCGCGGCGGAGGGCGACAAGCGCTTCTACAAACTCCGCATGAAGATCCTCAACTCGGTGAACAACTCCTTGTCGGACGCGGTCGCCGAGCTGCAGTCCAAGGGCAGGGTCGACAAGGACGTGAACCCGGCCGCTGTCGCCGGTGCGCTCGTCGCGATGCTCGCGGCGGTCGCCTCGCACCAGAAGGGCTTCACGACGTGGGGTGTCAAGCAGGCTGAACTCAAGCCGAACCTGGCGCTGTTGGTGCACCTGGGCATCACCGGCAAGAAGCCGACGAAGTAG
- a CDS encoding VOC family protein produces the protein MAENRASVYAAGPPGGFPEGVPCWVDAQLPDVDAGRRFYGELFGWTFEERPEGQGGSVWARLDGEPVAALAHKTDGRMPTVWTVYFATPDAESTARRIQASGGQVVMAPLPVDGLGTGALAADPEGAVFGLWQPGSHPGFGVRHRPGAFAWAQLYARDTEAANTFYGNLFHAALFGPGAAPDFGRAPVGDVFPEVMPPHFLVHFGVEDCQETLGAVSRLGGRVQAGPFTASYGTVAVVTDNQGASFALLQR, from the coding sequence ATGGCCGAAAACAGGGCATCGGTGTACGCGGCGGGACCCCCCGGGGGATTCCCGGAGGGCGTCCCCTGCTGGGTGGACGCCCAGCTCCCCGACGTGGACGCGGGCAGGCGGTTCTACGGCGAGCTCTTCGGGTGGACCTTCGAGGAGCGGCCGGAGGGCCAGGGCGGCTCCGTGTGGGCCCGGCTGGACGGCGAGCCCGTCGCCGCGCTCGCCCACAAGACGGACGGGCGCATGCCCACCGTCTGGACCGTGTACTTCGCGACCCCGGACGCGGAGTCGACCGCCCGGCGGATCCAGGCGTCCGGCGGCCAGGTGGTGATGGCCCCGCTGCCCGTCGACGGGCTCGGCACCGGCGCCCTCGCCGCCGACCCCGAGGGCGCCGTCTTCGGGCTCTGGCAGCCCGGCAGCCACCCCGGCTTCGGCGTCCGGCACCGGCCCGGCGCCTTCGCCTGGGCGCAGCTCTACGCCCGCGACACCGAGGCCGCCAACACCTTCTACGGGAACCTCTTCCACGCCGCCCTCTTCGGCCCCGGCGCCGCCCCCGACTTCGGCCGCGCCCCGGTCGGCGACGTCTTCCCGGAGGTGATGCCGCCGCACTTCCTCGTCCACTTCGGCGTCGAGGACTGCCAGGAGACGCTCGGCGCGGTGAGCCGACTCGGCGGGCGGGTGCAGGCGGGGCCGTTCACCGCCTCGTACGGCACGGTGGCCGTCGTCACCGACAACCAGGGGGCGTCGTTCGCACTGCTCCAGCGCTGA
- a CDS encoding outer membrane protein assembly factor BamB family protein, producing the protein MVDQLTQHDPRRIGPFEVLGRLGAGGMGLVYLARSASGRRVAIKTVRTELAEDQLFRVRFTREVEAARAVSGFYTAAVVDADPRAAVPWLATAYVPAPSLEEIVNECGPMPAQAVRWLAAGVAEALQSIHGAGLVHRDLKPSNVLVVEDGPRVIDFGIASGVSNTRLTMTNVAVGTPAYMSPEQAKDSRSVTGASDVFSLGSMLVFAATGHPPFHGANPVETVFMLLREGPDLEGLPDELRPLIESCMQMEATARPNPADLQAQLAPHLFGSGSDDSGTASAWLPEKAVTLIETRRGGRPAPKPAPVGPRSGGGFAGGNIGGGGGGGGGGVAMGRGPAAQAVPPPPSHDPVVLSRPTQPPAAVVVGAPDTGPVRLAGAAVPIGPGPRVADVRATAAVKAPVAEPGLVANWSRLHPGVNGADTALPAVQSAPPETPAGWRPWRFRMSNDVWGTPSVAGDLVYVTSFEVHALDVATGRRRFKTRDVAWSMAVADGRVHASDGPTLFALDAREGGDLWRLSTDAWVYSLKADRGTVVTGTRGGGVQAWEASSGQKLWEISGCQTDFESPEAGPTLHEGTVFVWQDARLRALDARTGDERWSYPIGDTASCGGVPVRVTPAPDGYVYLSAGTRVLAVDVASGMVRWHFEAPAVFLSAPTFVPGPAVTGGGVYLADYLGTVYAIDATDGRDRWRIATESRASVDPVLVAAGHVHVGSGKGLYTLDAVTGTPKWRFQAGGDIVGAPAVAEGRIHFGSTDHLLYTLKADDGRLRWKLATGGEITGSPVVRDGVVYACSKDRCVYALDAEKGTGTARTA; encoded by the coding sequence GTGGTGGATCAGCTGACGCAGCACGATCCTCGGCGGATCGGGCCGTTCGAGGTGCTGGGACGGCTGGGTGCCGGCGGCATGGGGCTGGTCTATCTGGCCCGCTCGGCCTCGGGCCGGCGCGTGGCGATCAAGACGGTCCGTACGGAGCTCGCCGAGGACCAGCTCTTCCGGGTGCGTTTCACGCGCGAGGTGGAGGCGGCCAGGGCGGTCTCCGGCTTCTACACGGCCGCCGTCGTCGACGCCGATCCGCGCGCCGCCGTGCCGTGGCTGGCCACCGCGTACGTGCCCGCGCCCTCCCTCGAAGAGATAGTGAACGAGTGCGGGCCGATGCCGGCCCAGGCGGTGCGCTGGCTGGCCGCGGGCGTCGCGGAGGCCCTCCAGTCGATCCACGGCGCCGGGCTGGTCCACCGTGACCTGAAACCGTCCAACGTGCTCGTGGTCGAGGACGGCCCGCGCGTGATCGACTTCGGTATCGCGTCCGGTGTCTCGAACACGCGCTTGACGATGACGAACGTCGCCGTCGGCACCCCCGCCTACATGTCCCCCGAGCAGGCGAAGGACTCGCGCAGCGTCACCGGCGCCAGCGACGTCTTCTCGCTCGGCTCGATGCTCGTCTTCGCCGCCACCGGCCACCCGCCCTTCCACGGCGCCAACCCGGTCGAGACCGTCTTCATGCTGCTGCGCGAGGGCCCGGACCTGGAGGGCCTCCCCGACGAGCTGCGGCCGCTCATCGAGTCCTGTATGCAGATGGAGGCCACGGCCCGTCCCAACCCCGCCGACCTCCAGGCCCAGCTCGCCCCCCACCTCTTCGGCTCCGGCTCCGACGACAGCGGTACGGCTTCGGCGTGGCTGCCCGAGAAGGCCGTCACCCTCATCGAGACGCGCCGCGGCGGCCGCCCGGCGCCGAAGCCGGCGCCCGTCGGCCCCCGCAGCGGCGGCGGCTTCGCGGGCGGCAACATCGGCGGAGGCGGAGGCGGCGGTGGCGGTGGCGTGGCCATGGGCCGCGGGCCCGCCGCGCAGGCCGTACCGCCCCCGCCGTCCCACGACCCCGTGGTCCTCTCCCGCCCGACGCAGCCGCCCGCCGCCGTCGTCGTCGGCGCCCCCGACACCGGGCCCGTCCGGCTGGCGGGTGCGGCAGTGCCGATCGGCCCCGGTCCGCGCGTCGCCGACGTCCGTGCCACGGCCGCCGTGAAGGCGCCGGTCGCCGAGCCCGGCCTGGTCGCGAACTGGTCCCGCCTCCACCCCGGCGTCAACGGCGCCGACACCGCCCTGCCCGCCGTGCAGAGCGCGCCCCCGGAGACCCCGGCGGGCTGGCGGCCCTGGCGGTTCCGCATGTCGAACGACGTGTGGGGCACGCCGTCGGTCGCCGGGGACCTCGTCTACGTCACCTCCTTCGAGGTGCACGCCCTGGATGTGGCCACCGGCCGGCGCCGCTTCAAGACGCGGGACGTCGCCTGGTCGATGGCGGTCGCGGACGGCCGCGTGCACGCCTCCGACGGCCCCACCCTGTTCGCCCTGGACGCCCGCGAGGGCGGCGACCTGTGGCGGCTGTCCACGGACGCCTGGGTGTACTCGCTCAAGGCCGACCGGGGCACGGTCGTCACCGGCACCCGCGGCGGCGGCGTCCAGGCCTGGGAGGCCTCGAGCGGGCAGAAGCTCTGGGAGATCAGCGGCTGCCAGACCGACTTCGAGTCCCCGGAGGCCGGGCCGACGCTCCACGAGGGCACGGTCTTCGTCTGGCAGGACGCCCGGCTCAGAGCCCTCGACGCCCGTACGGGTGACGAACGCTGGTCGTACCCCATCGGCGACACCGCCTCCTGCGGCGGCGTCCCGGTCCGCGTCACCCCCGCCCCCGACGGCTACGTCTACCTCTCCGCCGGCACCCGCGTCCTCGCCGTCGACGTCGCGAGCGGCATGGTGCGCTGGCATTTCGAGGCCCCGGCGGTGTTCCTGTCCGCGCCGACCTTCGTGCCCGGCCCGGCCGTCACCGGCGGCGGCGTCTACCTCGCCGACTACCTCGGCACGGTGTACGCCATCGACGCCACCGACGGCCGCGACCGCTGGCGCATCGCGACGGAGTCCCGCGCGTCCGTCGACCCCGTCCTCGTCGCCGCCGGCCATGTCCACGTCGGCAGCGGCAAGGGCCTGTACACCCTGGACGCCGTCACGGGCACGCCCAAGTGGCGGTTCCAGGCGGGCGGCGACATCGTGGGCGCCCCGGCGGTCGCGGAGGGCCGTATCCACTTCGGCTCCACGGACCACCTCCTCTACACCCTGAAGGCCGACGACGGCCGGCTGCGCTGGAAGCTGGCGACCGGCGGCGAGATCACCGGCTCCCCGGTGGTCCGCGACGGCGTCGTGTACGCGTGCAGCAAGGACCGCTGCGTGTACGCGCTGGACGCGGAGAAGGGCACGGGCACGGCCCGAACGGCGTAA
- a CDS encoding enoyl-CoA hydratase/isomerase family protein, protein MSAAANVRLDIDKDTGVAVVTLDRPARLNAIDLDTVRELQEIWRELRFDDSVRAVVLTGAGGRAFSSGLDRDAVVPQPASPYMQDDPLLTVGPKANDLWKPVVAAVEGMACGGAFYLLGECEFVVAGADAVFFDPHTTYGMVSAYESVLLAQRMPYGEVARMMLMGTAERISARRAFDVGLVSELTDTGGALKAAVTCAAVVAGYPPAGVQGTVRALWAAKEAARAMAYAQAPHLISLGNLPTEQQAELFAGRRGGGFRVR, encoded by the coding sequence ATGAGCGCGGCAGCGAACGTGCGCCTCGACATCGACAAGGACACCGGGGTGGCCGTCGTCACCCTCGACCGGCCGGCCCGGCTCAACGCCATAGACCTCGACACGGTCCGTGAACTGCAGGAGATCTGGCGGGAGTTGCGCTTCGACGACTCCGTACGGGCCGTCGTCCTCACCGGCGCCGGCGGGCGGGCGTTCTCCAGCGGGCTCGACCGGGACGCCGTCGTGCCGCAGCCCGCCTCCCCCTACATGCAGGACGATCCGCTGCTCACCGTCGGTCCCAAGGCGAACGACCTGTGGAAGCCGGTCGTGGCCGCCGTGGAGGGGATGGCCTGCGGGGGCGCCTTCTATCTGCTCGGGGAGTGCGAGTTCGTCGTCGCGGGCGCCGACGCCGTGTTCTTCGACCCGCACACCACGTACGGCATGGTCAGCGCGTACGAGTCGGTGCTCCTCGCGCAACGGATGCCGTACGGAGAGGTCGCGCGGATGATGCTCATGGGGACGGCGGAGCGGATCTCCGCCCGGCGTGCGTTCGACGTCGGCCTCGTCTCCGAACTCACCGACACGGGCGGGGCGTTGAAGGCCGCCGTCACCTGCGCCGCCGTCGTCGCCGGGTATCCCCCGGCCGGCGTCCAGGGCACCGTGCGGGCCCTGTGGGCGGCGAAGGAGGCGGCCCGCGCGATGGCCTACGCGCAGGCCCCGCACCTCATCTCCCTGGGCAATCTGCCGACCGAGCAGCAGGCGGAACTGTTCGCCGGACGGCGGGGCGGCGGGTTCCGGGTGCGGTGA
- a CDS encoding Zn-ribbon domain-containing OB-fold protein, with the protein MLSPVPDADGAPFWRYAAQGELRVQACADCGEPRFPPRPCCPHCQSFASEWRPVSGRGRIWSYVVPHPPLLPDYAAQAPYNVILVELAEAPRIRLVGNLVSGPGAPLNSVSLTRVRIGARVQAVFDGDGLPRWVLERS; encoded by the coding sequence ATGCTGAGTCCCGTCCCCGACGCCGACGGCGCCCCCTTCTGGCGGTACGCCGCCCAGGGCGAACTCCGCGTCCAGGCCTGCGCCGACTGCGGTGAACCACGCTTCCCGCCCCGCCCCTGCTGCCCGCACTGCCAGTCCTTCGCGAGCGAGTGGCGGCCGGTGTCGGGCCGCGGCCGCATCTGGTCCTACGTCGTCCCGCACCCGCCCCTCCTCCCCGACTACGCGGCGCAGGCCCCGTACAACGTGATCCTCGTCGAACTGGCCGAGGCGCCCCGGATACGGCTGGTGGGAAACCTGGTGAGCGGGCCGGGGGCGCCCTTGAACTCCGTCTCCCTCACCCGCGTCCGGATCGGCGCCCGGGTCCAGGCCGTCTTCGACGGCGACGGCCTGCCCCGGTGGGTCCTGGAGCGGTCATGA
- a CDS encoding lipid-transfer protein, whose product MTGLKDATAVVGIGQTPFAKHLPEDERTLACRAVLAALDDAGIAPGEVDALASYTMEETDEVELAKAVGFGDLTFFSKVGYGGGGSCATVAHLAAAIASGQATVGVAWRSRKRGSGPRPWTNTAVQLATPAQWTRPFGLLRPVDEIAMLARRYLHEYGATRDHLFNVALACRNRANQNPAAIMYDRPLTREMYMTSRWISEPLCLYDNCLETDGALACVVVSSERARDCRQRPVYVHSAAQGLPAQHHGMVNYWNDDPLTGPAWAAARHLWKHADFTPQDVDVAQIYDAFTPLVPLSLEGYGFCGRGEGGAFTEQGALETGGRLPLNTGGGGLSEAYVHGFNLINEGVKQLRGTSTAQVPDAATCLVTAGEGVPTSALLLRN is encoded by the coding sequence GTGACCGGGCTCAAGGACGCCACCGCCGTCGTCGGCATCGGACAGACGCCGTTCGCCAAGCACCTCCCCGAGGACGAGCGGACCCTCGCCTGCCGTGCCGTCCTCGCCGCCCTCGACGACGCCGGGATCGCCCCCGGCGAGGTCGACGCCCTCGCCTCCTACACCATGGAGGAGACGGACGAGGTCGAGCTGGCGAAGGCCGTCGGGTTCGGCGACCTGACCTTCTTCAGCAAGGTCGGCTACGGCGGCGGCGGCTCCTGCGCGACCGTCGCCCACCTCGCCGCCGCCATCGCCTCCGGCCAGGCCACGGTGGGAGTGGCGTGGCGCTCGCGCAAGCGGGGCAGCGGGCCGCGCCCGTGGACCAACACGGCCGTCCAGCTCGCCACCCCGGCCCAGTGGACCCGCCCCTTCGGCCTCCTGCGGCCCGTCGACGAGATAGCCATGCTGGCCCGCCGCTACCTGCACGAGTACGGTGCGACCCGCGACCACCTTTTCAACGTCGCCCTCGCCTGCCGCAACCGCGCCAACCAGAACCCCGCGGCGATCATGTACGACCGCCCCCTCACCCGCGAGATGTACATGACCTCCCGGTGGATCAGCGAGCCCCTCTGTCTCTACGACAACTGCCTGGAGACGGACGGCGCGTTGGCCTGCGTGGTCGTCAGCAGCGAGCGGGCCCGGGACTGCCGGCAGCGGCCCGTGTACGTCCACTCCGCCGCCCAGGGCCTGCCCGCCCAGCACCACGGCATGGTCAACTACTGGAACGACGACCCCCTCACCGGGCCCGCCTGGGCGGCCGCCCGACACCTGTGGAAGCACGCCGACTTCACCCCGCAGGACGTCGACGTCGCCCAGATCTACGACGCCTTCACGCCGCTGGTCCCCCTCTCGCTGGAGGGCTACGGGTTCTGCGGCCGGGGCGAGGGCGGCGCCTTCACCGAGCAGGGAGCCCTGGAGACCGGCGGACGGCTGCCCCTCAACACCGGCGGCGGCGGGCTCAGCGAGGCCTACGTCCACGGGTTCAACCTCATCAACGAGGGCGTGAAGCAACTGCGCGGGACCAGCACCGCCCAGGTCCCGGACGCCGCCACCTGCCTGGTCACCGCGGGCGAGGGCGTCCCGACCTCCGCCCTCCTGCTGAGGAACTGA
- a CDS encoding FadD3 family acyl-CoA ligase → MARDGTFGEWDSIARLVRSAAERYADTEAVVDGRTRISYGELGARVERAAAACVAGGMRAGDRVGIWAPNSLEWMVAALGAVSVGAVLVPLNTRFKGAEAAYVLRRSGARLLFVTGTFLGTSYVASLRRAAGEGPGSGPLPGLPALEQAVVLSDDAPVGFRTWKDFLASGDGVGAAQARARADAVRGEWPSDIVYTSGTTGRPKGAVITHAQTLRAYGIWTELAGLRHGDRYLIVNPFFHTFGYKAGVIACLMRGATMIPQPVFNVDAVLANVASERVSVLPGPPTLHQSLLDHPSRAAYDLSALRLVVTGAAVVPLRLVERLRDELGVRTVLTAYGLSEASGIVTMCRRGDEPRVIASTSGRAIPGTEVKVVDETGTALAPGAPGEVLVRGFNVMRGYYEDETATAEALTPDGWLRTGDVGVLDAAGNLRITDRLKDMFIVGGFNAYPAEIEQLLGLHPDVADVAVIGVPDPRLGEVGKAYVVRRPGATSTSEDLIAWSRREMANYKVPRAVEFVPELPRNASGKVVKGELRGRAGGG, encoded by the coding sequence TTGGCGCGGGACGGGACCTTCGGCGAGTGGGACAGCATCGCGAGGTTGGTCCGCTCGGCGGCCGAGCGGTACGCGGACACCGAGGCGGTGGTGGACGGCCGTACCCGGATCTCCTACGGCGAACTCGGCGCGCGGGTCGAACGTGCCGCGGCGGCGTGCGTCGCGGGCGGGATGCGGGCCGGGGACCGGGTCGGCATCTGGGCCCCGAACTCGCTGGAGTGGATGGTCGCGGCGCTGGGCGCGGTGTCGGTGGGCGCGGTGCTCGTCCCGCTGAACACGCGGTTCAAGGGGGCGGAGGCCGCGTATGTGCTGCGCAGGAGCGGGGCACGGCTGCTGTTCGTCACGGGCACGTTCCTCGGCACGTCGTACGTGGCGTCGCTGCGACGGGCGGCGGGGGAGGGGCCGGGATCGGGCCCGCTGCCCGGGCTGCCCGCACTGGAGCAGGCGGTGGTCCTGTCCGACGACGCGCCGGTCGGCTTCCGCACCTGGAAGGACTTCCTGGCCAGCGGGGACGGGGTGGGGGCGGCGCAGGCGCGGGCGCGGGCCGACGCGGTGCGGGGGGAGTGGCCGTCGGACATCGTCTACACCTCGGGCACCACGGGCCGCCCGAAGGGCGCGGTGATCACGCACGCGCAGACCCTGCGGGCGTACGGCATCTGGACCGAGCTGGCGGGGCTGCGGCACGGCGACCGCTATCTGATCGTCAACCCCTTCTTCCACACCTTCGGCTACAAGGCGGGCGTGATCGCCTGTCTGATGCGGGGCGCGACGATGATCCCGCAGCCGGTGTTCAACGTGGACGCGGTGCTCGCGAACGTGGCCTCGGAACGGGTGTCGGTGCTGCCCGGCCCGCCGACGCTGCACCAGTCCCTCCTGGACCATCCCTCCCGCGCCGCCTACGACCTGTCGGCGCTGCGGCTGGTCGTGACGGGCGCGGCGGTCGTCCCGCTGCGCCTGGTGGAGCGGCTGCGGGACGAGCTCGGCGTGCGGACGGTCCTGACGGCGTACGGCCTCTCGGAGGCCAGCGGCATCGTCACGATGTGCCGCCGCGGCGACGAGCCGAGGGTGATCGCCTCGACGTCGGGCCGGGCGATCCCCGGGACGGAGGTGAAGGTCGTCGACGAGACGGGCACCGCCCTCGCCCCGGGCGCGCCGGGTGAGGTCCTGGTCCGCGGCTTCAACGTCATGCGCGGCTACTACGAGGACGAGACGGCGACGGCGGAAGCCCTCACGCCGGACGGCTGGCTGCGCACGGGCGACGTCGGTGTCCTGGACGCCGCCGGCAACCTCCGTATCACCGACCGCCTCAAGGACATGTTCATCGTCGGCGGCTTCAACGCCTACCCGGCGGAGATAGAGCAACTCCTGGGCCTGCATCCGGACGTCGCCGACGTCGCCGTCATCGGCGTCCCCGACCCCCGACTGGGCGAGGTCGGCAAGGCCTACGTGGTCCGCCGCCCGGGCGCGACCTCCACATCCGAGGACCTGATCGCCTGGTCCCGCCGAGAAATGGCCAACTACAAGGTCCCAAGGGCAGTGGAGTTCGTCCCCGAACTGCCACGCAACGCGAGCGGAAAGGTGGTGAAGGGGGAGCTGCGGGGGCGGGCGGGAGGGGGGTGA
- a CDS encoding ATP-binding protein gives MGEQYPPFLDLELRAVPEAVPDLRRAVRHCLGVPCADVQLCVTELVANVIRHVGEGAAVRVRVARVGGRRIRVEVSDPAASALPEPLRASDDDESGRGLALLDAVVLRWGVGQGVEGKTVWCELDHVG, from the coding sequence GTGGGTGAGCAGTACCCGCCCTTCCTGGATCTCGAACTTCGCGCGGTCCCCGAGGCGGTTCCCGACCTGCGCCGCGCCGTACGCCACTGTCTGGGCGTGCCCTGCGCTGACGTCCAGCTCTGCGTCACCGAGTTGGTCGCCAACGTGATCCGGCATGTCGGGGAAGGGGCTGCGGTGCGGGTGCGGGTGGCTCGCGTCGGCGGTCGCCGGATCCGCGTCGAGGTGAGCGACCCGGCCGCGAGTGCCCTTCCTGAGCCCCTGCGCGCCTCGGACGACGACGAGTCCGGTCGCGGCCTCGCGCTTCTCGACGCGGTGGTGTTGCGGTGGGGCGTGGGGCAGGGGGTGGAGGGGAAGACGGTGTGGTGCGAGCTCGACCACGTCGGATGA